The genome window AGAGCTACATTGCCAGATTCAGCAAATAGAAATACAGGATGCCTAATACATTTGAATTCCAGACAACCAaggaaaagttcatttttttagtgtATGTCCCATGCAGCATCTGAGACATACTAAAAAGTATTTGtcatctgaaattcagatttactGGGTGTTCTGTATTATTCCTGGCAAAGCACAGCAGTGCGGCTTTCTTGGCTCTGTACGTGAGGAAACGGGCTCTGGAAGGCTGACCCAACTGCCCACACTTGCCCCTCGCTGGGGCTGAACAGAACCATGGCCCTGATGGGGAGGAAGAGGTGGGAAGGGACGGCTGAGGGCCACTGATGGCATGACGCCACCGTCTCTCATCTCTAGATCAAAGACCCTGTCAACAAGCGCTACGAAGTGCCCTTGGCGACCCCGCATGTCCGCAGCCAGGCACCGCCCCCACTCTACAGTGTGGAGTTCTCCAAGGAACCCTTCGGGGTGGTCGTGCGCCGGAAGCTGGGCGGACGGGTGCTGTGAGTGCCGGACAAATCATTTTGACCCCATTGTCCCTGACCACACTGCccctccagcctcctctctgcTGCTGGCCTGCCCAGGCCCCGGTGCTCCCTGTCGCCTCTGCCGGGAGCCCTCCAGATCTGCCCCCGTCCCCTGCCTGGGTCTCCCAGAGCCCCTCCTCTATGTCCAGCCCAGGAAGCCCAGCCGGAGGCCTTCCCCCAGGGGACACTGGCTGTGGCTGGAGACACTGTTGGTCGCCACCACTGGGGTGGTGTGTTCCTGGCAATCTCGGAGAGGAGCCCAGGGTTGCTGCCCAACACCCCACAACCCCCCTACAGAGAGTCAGCACTGCCCTGGCCAAGGCCAGCTCCAGGCCGAcacagccccacccccactgggTGGCACATTGTGGCCCGCTGTACTTCTATTCACTTATCAAATGCTGCAGATGGCTTATTACACTGCAATTACTAACGTGGCTGATCCCCATAATGATTCTTACTGGTGCTCTTATTGTCCCCACTTCAccgatggggaaactgaggcacagaggcgCGGGTGGCTTGCTGGCAAGTGACAGCCAGGGCCCCAGCATCCTGAGGCTGTGCTGCTGCTGGCCATTCTCTGCTCCGTGTCCCTCCAGGGCCCATGTCCCCCACGGGATCTGTGGTTTGAATCATTGTCCCTGCTGCCATCTGCCCGCGACAGGGAGGTCACTCGGCCGGTTCTCTGTAGGTCACACTCTTGCCCCAAGGGAAGTATCACCCTCGCCTCCCCTCCAGGCATTGGATGCCCCGAGGCATCCTGGAATCCACTTTAGACTCAGATGTCCTGGCTGTGACTCGAGTGTCCAGCGCATCCCCTCCTCCAGGGGACAGACCTGTGGGCCAGCGTGCGGCCTCCCAGCCATCGGATGGAGCAGGGCCTGCCCCCTCGAGGGTCAGCTGCTCTGCCCTGATGCTGGGTCATGAAAGCACACTTTCCCTCGTACGCACTTTGCACTTCACCCACACGGCCCCGTGTAAACACGTGCTCCGGGCCCACAGGGCCCCTGTCTGTCACTGAATGAGGTCCCTTGGGCTGGCCTTCATCTCAAGAGGGCTCCCCTTCTGAAATCCCTTTCTGGCCCATTCATTTTTCAGCTGTGCATTATCAGCCTGCTCCCAGGGCTGACCCAGGAGGAGAGGCAGTGAGCAAATCCATACAAGTACAGTGTCAGGAATAATAATGCTAAGAAAGTTCTAGAAACGGGCTATGCAGACACAGAGGGCCAGGAAAAGCCTCTCTGAGAAGCTGACCTTTGAGCAGAGATCTTAGAGAAGTCTTTTAAAGGATTTCAAGAGATTCGGTCTTGGAAACATCACACACGGATAAGTGGGGTCTTATCTGGGCCGGGATTCTGTGAAATTAGCATCATTATTCATTGTGTGTGGAGAGGGTCCTGTCCATGGTTTTTGCCTTGCTCTTGACCCATGTGACCTCGAGGGACCCTGGCATGCCTGGCTGGACAGTGCCATGATGCTTAGCTGGGCCTGGGCCGGGGTCTAGAGCAGTGCAGCCCTTGCTGGAGGGGCTTGGGCCACAGCTCCTAGGCCTGGAAGGTCTTCAGCTGGTGTTTGTAGGGTGCTTCACCTCTGCTACTGGGGCTTCTCCATGGCATGACCCACCTGTGGCCAGGGCTCACAGGGTGGCCACCTCTGGAGGCCCACCTGGGGTAATGAGCGCTCGGCCAGGTAGCTCCCCTTCCCTGGACATGTCCTGGGTGCTCCCCACGCCCCTGCCAGGCACCCCAGGGTTGCTGGGCCCCACTGCCTGACCTGTCCTGAGGTCAGCATGTCCCAGAGCTGGCCAGACTGCAGCAGCCTGAGCCCAGGGACTCCCTGGGAGGTTCATCTCAGGTTCCACTGGCCACTGAGGATTCAAGGCTGCCTGGTCTCTTCCTGGCAGGCTGAACACGACAGTGGCCCCCCTGTTCTTCGCTGACCAGTTTCTGCAGCTGTCCACGTCCCTGCCGACACAGCACATCATGGGCCTCGCCGAGCACCTCAGCCCCCTGATGCTCAGCACCAACTGGACCAAGGTCACACTCTGGAACCGGGACATCGCCCCCATGGTAATGGGCAGCCTGGGCGGCCCTGGGACCTGAGGAGCAACGTGGTGAGGAGCTAAGTGCCATGTCCCCCATGCCCCAGCCTGACGTGAACCTGTATGGATCCCACCCCTTCTACCTGGCACTGGAGGACGGTGGGTCGGCTCACGGCGTCCTCCTGCTGAACAGCAATGCCATGGGTAAGCGAGCAGCTGGCTGCCTCCAGCCAGTTCGGCTTCTGAGCCCCAGGCCAGGGCCTTCCCTGGGGGCGGCCGTGTCTGCCTCCTCCATGGAGGGGACGACTGCTCTCTGGTTATGCCTCCCATTATGCCTGGCAGCCAGGAGCAGAGGACAGGACGGTGGGCAGGGATTGGGCCTTGTTTGCTTTTCCAAGAAATGAGACCAGGGGGTTGTGGCCTCTGACAGCCGTGCCCTTCGATGCCCCTAAAGTGGGCTCTGGGGCTCCTGCTCTGAAGGCAGGCAGAGGCCAGATGGGAGTCCCGGGGCCCAGCTGCTCAGCATCTCTGTGCCCTCCAGCTTCCTCAGTAGTGCTCAGCATAACTGTCCCCAGGCCCCCGAGCAGGCTGCTCCCAGGCTCCCTGTGGAAGACCCCCTCTCCAGGGATGGCTTGGCCCGTCATGAGGTGCCaagggcctggaggtgggggtgggtatTTGTGCCTGAGCCCAGGACTGCTTCCCCCAGACGTGGTCCTGCAGCCGAGCCCGGCCCTCAGCTGGAGGTCAATAGGCGGGATCCTGGACGTGTACGTCTTCCTGGGCCCGGAGCCCAAGAGCGTGGTGCAGCAGTACCTGGACGTCATGGGTAGGCCTGCTCCCGGCCccgcccacccctgccccttgcCCCCAACTCACAGAGCGCTTGGCTCGCAGGCTCCCCGTTCATGCCGCCGTACTGGGGCCTGGGCTTCCACCTGTGCCGCTGGGGCTACCCCTCCACGGCCATCACCCGCCAGGTCATGGAGAACATGACCAGGGCCCACTTCCCCCTGGTGAGTGCAGGGGAAGGTCGGGCCCAGCAGGTGGGGCGGGCAGGCCGCCAGGGCAGGGCGGGGGCGGCCCCCAGCCACCTGCAGCGTACCTGTGCTGTGGCAGGACGTCCAGTGGAATGACCTGGACTACATGGACGCCAGGAGGGACTTCACCTTCAATAAGGATGGCTTTGGAGACTTCCCGGCCATGGTGCAGGAGCTCCACCAGGGCGGCCGGCGGTACGTGATGATCGTGGTGAGTGCCTCCCCCTCCTGTGCCGCCAGAGCCTGCAGCCCCTCTCCCGGTGGCCTCCATCCCTACGTCGTCACGGAGGACATTTCCTGAGGGCTTTTGATAGGGAGGCAGTGTCAGATCCACTGACCTGGCTCCTGCCGTGCAGTGATGTCCCCTGGAACCTCTGTGTGGGGCCCAGGATTGTTCAGGTTATAGGTTAAAGCAAGGAGGCAGTCAGCTGCCGTCACGCAGTGCCAGGGGGCTGGGTGGACCTGCGTGCAGGGGCAGGGAGAACGGCGGTGGCTGCGTGTCCGTCCTGGCCCTGCCTCCCGCAGGTCCACTGTCTCATGGGAAAGACAGGACTCTGAGTGGCCAGCACAAGACACACTCTCTCTGGGCCAGTCCCCGCGGGCAGaaggctggggcaggaggaggaggcggcggccggGAGGACTGAGCTGAAGGGTTGCCACCAGGGACGCCCCTCGGCAGAGGAACTTtgctgagaggtttggaatggcgCTGATACTGGCCATTCCCATCGCCCAGGGCCCTCCGAGGGCAGTGAGCGCCAGTGGTCACTCAGAGCAGGGTGGGCACAGACACAGACCTTTttcactgaatgaaagaaatgctCACCGTAGAACACTCTCCAGTTTCTAGAACTCACAAAGCAAAGGTAGAACCCACATCCAGGCACCCCGCCCCCCTTGCCAGCTGGTCCAGCCTCGCAGGCCAACGTGCAGCTCTCTCCTGCCTTGGTCCCTTGTGTGGAGAGCGTCTTCCCGTTTCCCCAGCAACGGGCGAGTGGCTTTGGGGCATTTCCTTCTCCTGACCAGTTTCTTTCTCCCACAGGATCCTGCCATCAGCAGCTCTGGCCCTGCCGGCAGCTACAGACCCTACGATGAGGGTCTGCGGAGGGGGGTTTTCATCACCAACGACACCGGGCAGCCGCTGATTGGGAAGGTAGGGCAGTGTTCTGGGGGCAAGGGGTGAGAAAGCAGGGGTCCCCAGTCAGTGGGGCAGGAAGCTGCTCAGGAATAGGGTGGGTTTCAGAAATCCCTGTGGGTTCTTCACATCCAGAAGAACAGAAAGGGTGGTGGTCACAGCTTGGGGCTGACAGTGGCCCCGGACAAGGAAGACCATCTCCAGGCCTTCCGTGGGGCCTCCTGACTTCACGGGCAGGGGCCCAGCCCAGGCACAAACTCTGCAGACCCTCGGTGAGGCCCCTGGGGGGCTTCCGGACAGTCCTGAAGCCTTCCCAGGGGCGACTGGCAGAGTCCCAACCTCGGGATGCCCAGAGGAAGGGGCCAGGCCGAGGGGAGGCTGGGACAGGCTCCCAGGAGCGGGGATGTGCAACTTCATTCCAGAGCCTTTGAGAGTGGGGCCTCAGAAGAATCCACCCCAGGGTCCCTCACCGATGCTCCTCACCACAGCAGCCCACCCGCCCCTGGTACGGGAGCGAGCCTGCAGCTCTGGGGGGGCCTCCATGCCATCTCTGGGGGCCTGGGCTCCCCTGTGGCCTCTCATCCAGGTATGGCCTGGACCCACTGCCTTCCCTGACTTCACCAACCCTGAAGCCCTTGAGTGGTGGCAGGACATGGTGGCCGAGTTCCACGCCCAGGTGCCCTTCGACGGCATGTGGATTGTGAGTTCCCGTGGCCTTGGGGACCGGCCCCTCCCCCTACACGAGGCAGGGTGCCCATTGCCGGGGCCTCCTTGCAGGACATGAATGAGCCATCCAACTTTGTCAGGGGCTCTGTGGACGGCTGCCCCGATAGTGACCTGGAGAACCCACCCTATGTGCCAGGTGAGCTCCCCCCTCAGCCCCACCACTCAGATCAGGGACTTGTCCCCTGTGTTGGAAGACTCGAAGCTGTCCCTTCCGAGGAGCCGATGGGCACAGCCGGCCTGGGAAAGTGGGGGAACCCCAAGAGTAAGGTTTAGGCGAGAGAGACGCCAGCGGAGAGTGAGACCAGGGCACGTGGCGCCGCGCACAGCCCTTCAGAGGGAGGGCATTTCAGGCTTAGGCAAACGGACAGGGAAGCGCTTGAAATGGGTCAGGAGCAGCTGCGTGTATGGTCTGGGGTCTGCAGAGGCCAGCCTTCAGCATCCCCTGGTCCTGTCCTTGGAAAAGTAGTCTGTCCAGGGACCCACCCAAGTTCTGCGGTGCGCCGAGCAGGGGAGCTTGGCGGCCCACTGGGGAGGGCAGTGAGCGCCAGCGGACTCTCAGAGCAGGGGGGTAGACACAGACCTTTTTTATTGTAATGGAAGAAATGCTCACCGTAGAACACTCCAATCTCTAGAACCCATAAAGCAAAGGTAGAACCTACGTCcaggcaccccccaccccctggccaGCTGGTCCAGCCTTGCAGGCCGACGTGCAGCCTCCCCCTGCCTCAGTCCCCTGTGTCGAGGCAtttccccacccccgcccccagcacCGGTCCTCTGTACCCCCGGGGCAGCTTCAGGGTGTGCCTCCTGGGCTGAGACGGGGAGTCCCCACCCTGAGAAGGACTCCTGGGATGTGGGGGGCCAGCCTTCCAGGTGGAGGCGCTATGGAAACAGCCTCCCTGTCTTCCAGGGGTGGTCGGCGGGACCCTCCAGGCAGCCACCATCTGTGCCTCCAGCCACCAGTTCCTGTCCACTCACTACAACCTGCACAACCTGTACGGCCTGAGCGAAGCCTCTGCTTCCCACAGGTGAGGgcccccagggctgggctggccagGGCCCCTGATCTGTGAGCCTGGCGCACACCCGTCCTCCCTGCCACAGGCTCGTTTTCCGGGGTGGGCAGGTGGCCCAGGCACAGCCGAGTGCCCAGCGTACGGCTGCTtgcccccagctctgcctccctgCCACATGACCAGGCACTTGGGCCCTGCAAGGCGCCGGCAGCACTGGCAGGCAGTGGTGGCATTCCTGGGGGACCCTGCCCCACACAGCACCTGTCTCCCTGCTCTACCCAGGGCCCTGGTGAAGGTTCGGGGCACCCGCCCCTTCGTCATCTCCCGCTCAACCTTCTCCGGCCACGGCCGATATGCCGGCCACTGGACAGGGGATGTGTGGAGCAGCTGGGAGCAGCTCTCGTACTCCGTGCCCGGTGAGAGCACCTGTTGGGGGGAACTGCTCAGGGGAGGTTTGCCCAGAGCTGGGTGCTGGGCTCAGCTCGGCTCAGAGATGCTGCTGTAGTGACGTGGAGCCTGCCACCCCCGTGCACCCACGCACCAGCATGGCCAGCTCACTTGGGGCAGCCCTCTCCCGAGTGAGCCCATCTCTGCTTCGCCCCAGCTGCCACCTGCAAAGCCATCAGATTCTGTCCCTTCTGGTGCCCACATCCTGAGCTGCAGGAAACCGCACCTGAGCTCGGCCTGCAGGGCATCTAACCCACTCTGGAGTCTGCACCGGGCTCTGCAGTGCAACGGGGAGTGTTACTTGGGTTCTTGGAGCTCAGATGCCACCATGCTCGGCCCAGGAGTGGGGGCTCAGGAGTcctggggagggggttggggtGGCCCCAGAGTCACCGCATGGGCAGCCTTCAGCAAACCCCCAGCCTGGAAGTGCTTTGATGGTTGTGGGCCCACTTCTGTGTGGGATGCATTTGCGACCCTCAACTGCAGGGACATCCAGCAAGCCAAGCTTCGGGAGAGCAGgcccttcctcctccaggaagccgcTCCGGTTTTCATCCTGCAGCAGGCACGGCAGGCAGGCACCTCGAGAGCAGGGTCCTTGGCATGGCCCCAGTTCTTGGGTCGTGGTTCTGGGTGAGCCGACTACCTGGCGGAGGCCGTGCGGCTCCCAGGATCTGCTACCACCCAGACTAGAGTTCCCCACAGCCCCCGGCTGGCCCCGTCTTGCCCCTTGGCTCCCATGCCAGGGTCCCGGCTCCTGAGGAGACCCGGGGCAGAGGGGTCGGCCCAGTGCATCCTCCTGTCCTGCCCAGCAGTGGGGGGCTAGTGCTGGACCGAGATGGCCGGGAACCTGTCTGACCTCTCGGCAGCTCAGGGGACTCTGACCCCAGTAGCCTGCTGCCACTGGATGCCTAaaactaccaaactcattctctcTCAGCCCCAGGGACTTGGGGCCCTGGTGGCAGGGCTGTGCTGCCTGAGCCCGGGAAGAACCCTTCCTGTTCCCTCCGGCTTCTGGGGGCTGCCGGCCGGCTGAGGCACTGCTGGGCGGGTGGGGCCCTCACACCATCTCTGCCTGTCATCTGGTGGCCTTCTCAGTCCCCATCGCTCCTCAGCATCTCCCTCCCATTAGGTCTCCAGTCATACTGGACTAGGACCCACCCAACCTGACCGactctgcaaagaccctatttccagatGGGTTCACACTGGCAGATGCAGGGATTGAGACACAGTTCAACCCTAATGGGCTAGTGTTAGGAAGCAGCCCCCAGGTGTGGATTGTCCTGCTGACCGTGCATGGCAGGTGCAAAGGCCTGCACCgttggggcaggtgggagggccGTTAGGAGGGACCCTCGCCTTGGGCCAGCTTGATAGACGTGTCTCTTGGGCTCCTTGGTCCCGAACTGGTCCTTCTCTGACAGCCTGAGGCCCAGTTTGAGTCTCTCCTTCCAGAAATCCTGCTGTTCAACCTGCTGGGGGTGCCCCTAGTTGGGGCTGACATCTGCGGTTTCCTGGGCAACACATCGGAGGAGCTGTGTGTGCGCTGGACCCAGCTGGGGGCCTTCTACCCCTTCATGCGGAACCACAATGACCGAGGCAGCCTGGTAGGGCAGCAGGGTGGAGCAGGTTCTGCCCTGGGAACCCTGGTTCCGACGGTTTCTGTGCCAGGGGCTTCCTCTGCCTTTCACCGCAGCCTCAGGAGCCATACAGGTTCAGCGAGACAGCGCAGCAGGCCATGAGGAAGGCCTTCGCCCTGCGCTACGCACTGCTGCCCCATCTCTACACGCTGTTCCATGGGGCCCACGTCAGGGGCGAGACCGTGGCCCGGCCCCTCTTCCTGGAGTGAGTGCCATGGGTCAGGGAGCAATGTCCTACGGGTGGACTGCATGCTCAGTGACACCAGGGTGGCCCCACCTGTGCAGGGGTTCCCTGGGAACTGAGCGAGGGAGCAGGCTGCAGGTGAGACGGGGCCAAAACCTGGGCCCTCCCTACCAGGTGCCTCCTGAAGCCCAGTTAGGTTCCAGCTCAGGGCTCGGGTATTGGAAGTTCAGAAAAACCCAGGATGAAGAACATGGGGGGACCAGGCTGGCAGATGGCAAAGCAAGTTATAAACCTATTGTGACTGCTCTGTGATCAATCTCAAGGGAAAGGCCTTCAAAAGAAACCCATAGATTCCCCCAGTAGGACAGTACACTAAGGTCCCTCGTGACGTAACGGCATCTTGAATCAGTGGGTTAGAGGAGGATTCTCAAGAAGGTGATCAGTTAGCAACCTGCAAAAATCCGTGCATGCTCCCCTCACACCATGAAAGCCTAGCGATCCCACCGGAAAACAAGGGGATGTTCCTCAGTGTTCCAGCAGGTGAGCTTTTCTAAGCATCAAAAGCACAAAGCAAAGAGGAGAtttaatttagggaaaaaaaatatccTGAACATAGGCAAAACAGTATTAGAAGTGCCCTGTAGAGGTGAACGAGCTGGAAAAGACACTGTCATAAGGTGACAAATAGTTGTTCTCCGGAATATTTAACACCTCAGGCCTGCTGGTGAGACCGACACTAAGAACAGTAGATAAGTAGCTAGGAGCCCAGCTGACACCTGGCCCGGGCCTGGACGCCCAGTCCCACTCCTGCCGCCACCGCTCACCCAGGAGCTCGGCTCCTTTCTGAGCCTCTTGGGGACCCTCGGGCACGCTGACTGCAAAGGTCAGCACGCGCTGTGCTTGTGTGTGAAGGTTCCCCGAGGACCGCCGCACCTGGACTGTGGACCGCCAGCTCCTGTGGGGGGAGGCCCTGCTCATCACCCCGGTGCTGGAggcagggaaggtggaagtgACTGGCTACTTCCCCGCCGGCACATGGTTCGACCTGCAGACGGTGAGTCCCAGACCCTGAGAGCGAGAGGATGGGGACTGCACAGTGGCCCGCCCTCCTGAGCTGGCTGTGGGCTGGGCCGGAGGAAGGACACTTGGTTGTCGAGGTCCAAGCACACGTGGGCCCTCCTCGCCTGGCACTCCGCATGCATCTCCCCTGCCATCCTGGCAGTAACGCATCttccacatgaggaaactgaggcctgagtggccagcatgctggggtccaTAGCCTCGCTGCTGCAGAGCTGAGCCAGAACCATCCTCCCTCCGTGTCCTGCCCCACCCAAGCCCTGGGTCAAGGCTTCCCCACCACGCAGCCAGGTCTCCGCCCCTGAGGTCACACCGGCTGGTCTGCTGGGCCCCCTGGGTCCTTGGCTCATGATGACAGCTTGGCCCTGGCACATCCCAGGACACCGTGTGATGGGACATCTTCCTCCAGGTGCCAGTAGAGGCTCATGGCAGCCTCCCGCCCCCACCTCCTGTACCCCTCACGCCTGCCATCCACAGCAAGGGGCAGTGGGTGACACTGCCAGCCCCACTGGACACCATCAACCTCCACCTCCGGGCTGGCCACATCATCCCCCTGCAGGTACCTGGGCTGGGCGACTGAGCCTCTTGTGCAGCTCGGGGGCTGCCAGACCCCACATGGCCTCTGTGCAATTGGGGGCCCCCCCCAGAACCCCAGGCAGCTATGATGGTGTCTGAGGGCTGAGGAAGAACCGAACAGGGAGGGCCACTCAGAATACATCCTGCCGTGACCTGTGGCTGGGCCCTGCGGTGGGAGGCCTGCCTTGTGGCCCTTTTCAGAAAAGTCAGTCCACCTGTACACATCTGTGGACCTAGCGTGTCCCTCAGGTGTCTGCCAGGCCAGGGCAGTCCCCGTGGGCACGCAGCCCCATGCGGGCAGCACAGCCCTGTCCCAGCCTAGTGTTCGTCCTGCCCTAAGTCTGGAGGCCTCAGCCAGGCTGACGTGGGCCCCCGCTTTGCAGGGCCCCGGCCTCACAACCACAGAATCCCGCAAGCAGCCCATGGCCCTGGTTGTGGCCCTGCCCGCGAGTGGGGAGGCCCAAGGGGAGCTGTTCTGGGATGACGGGGAGAGCCTGGGGGTGCTGGAGCGTGGGGCCTACACGCACGTCATCTTCCGGGCCCAGAACGTGAGTCCTGGGACCAGTCCAGGGTGGTGGAAGGCCAGTGGGGCCACCTGTCCTGGGTCAACCCAAGTGAAGAGCAGAGCCTGGGGGCCTTCCTGCCTAGCCAGAGCCCCGTGCCCCCTGCCAGGCGGGCTGGCACCCTAAGGGTTTGCCCAGGGGCGTGGTGCCCACCTGCCCTTTTCCGGAGGGGCTTCCTGCCCTGAGCCATGTGCTGACACCTCCggttctgtctgtctgtctccctctgcTCGGGCCAGAACACCATTGTGAATGAGCTGGTGCACATGAGCAGTGAGGGGGCCAGCCTGCAGCTGAGCAAGGTGACCGTCCTGGGGGTGGTCCCAGCCCCCCAGCAGGTCCTGTCCAATGGCATTCCTGTCTCCAACTTCACCTACAGCCCTGACACAGAGGCAAGGAGCCCACAGCCAGGGCCAGAGGgctggtgagggtgaggggtggtGCCAAAGACCCGGTGCTGAGCTGGGCCTTACGCGGGGTGGTgcctgggggagtggggaggactGGCCCCCAGCGGTTGTGTCTGCCCTCTGCCTGTGTCTGTTTATGGTGGTGGTGGGCTGTGTTTAAACAGCAGCTTGCTTCCAAAGCCAAGTAAGGCTGCCAGTGCAaggcctgccctcccccacctcatGTCCCCTCTGCAGAATGCCAAACCCTTAGGGTCTTGCCTCTGTGACAGTTGTTGGGTGGTCAGGTTTTCCCCTCTgccccccaggccctgggcatccctgtctggctGATGATGGGGCAGCAGTTTCTCATCAGCTGGTCCTGACTGGTGTGCTGATGCTGCCCAGGAGGCCCCTCCCAGAGGCCCAGCACCTGTGCGCGCTCATCCAGGTGGGTGGGTCTCGGGGTCGGGAGCACTTAGCCCACATTGCCGGGCACCGACCTCCCTCCTGGactctgaggtcctggggggcCACCCTGTGTCTGCAATGTCACGCTGGAAGCCTGCCACCAGCAGCTGTCACTGGAATGCGTGACGTCAGCCGCCAGCAGCTGCCTGTCAGTGACGGCAGAGGTGGTGGTGCTGGGGATTGGATGCTGTACTTGCCAAGGCCACACCTGACTGCTTCCTGGGCATCTGCCCCCGCCAGCAGCACGGCTGTCCACCCGTCTGTCGAGAGTGGGCTTGGGGAGCTCTGGAGAATTCTCAAGACCTGGGGG of Manis javanica isolate MJ-LG chromosome 4, MJ_LKY, whole genome shotgun sequence contains these proteins:
- the GAA gene encoding lysosomal alpha-glucosidase isoform X1 — protein: MGGPAVSGRQDLQVPPAMDVRWLPCSRPLLGVCALLSLVTAALLGHVLLHTISVVPRELHRFSPEPEGIHRARQQGSGSPGLRPTPGHRGNPTAAPTHCDVSPGSRFDCAPDKAITREQCEARGCCYVPARQWPQGSRMGQPWCFYPPSYPSYRLENLTTTDTGYTATLTRATPTFFPKDILTLRLDVLVETESRLHFTIKDPVNKRYEVPLATPHVRSQAPPPLYSVEFSKEPFGVVVRRKLGGRVLLNTTVAPLFFADQFLQLSTSLPTQHIMGLAEHLSPLMLSTNWTKVTLWNRDIAPMPDVNLYGSHPFYLALEDGGSAHGVLLLNSNAMDVVLQPSPALSWRSIGGILDVYVFLGPEPKSVVQQYLDVMGSPFMPPYWGLGFHLCRWGYPSTAITRQVMENMTRAHFPLDVQWNDLDYMDARRDFTFNKDGFGDFPAMVQELHQGGRRYVMIVDPAISSSGPAGSYRPYDEGLRRGVFITNDTGQPLIGKVWPGPTAFPDFTNPEALEWWQDMVAEFHAQVPFDGMWIDMNEPSNFVRGSVDGCPDSDLENPPYVPGVVGGTLQAATICASSHQFLSTHYNLHNLYGLSEASASHRALVKVRGTRPFVISRSTFSGHGRYAGHWTGDVWSSWEQLSYSVPEILLFNLLGVPLVGADICGFLGNTSEELCVRWTQLGAFYPFMRNHNDRGSLPQEPYRFSETAQQAMRKAFALRYALLPHLYTLFHGAHVRGETVARPLFLEFPEDRRTWTVDRQLLWGEALLITPVLEAGKVEVTGYFPAGTWFDLQTVPVEAHGSLPPPPPVPLTPAIHSKGQWVTLPAPLDTINLHLRAGHIIPLQGPGLTTTESRKQPMALVVALPASGEAQGELFWDDGESLGVLERGAYTHVIFRAQNNTIVNELVHMSSEGASLQLSKVTVLGVVPAPQQVLSNGIPVSNFTYSPDTEALGIPVWLMMGQQFLISWS
- the GAA gene encoding lysosomal alpha-glucosidase isoform X3, with product MDVRWLPCSRPLLGVCALLSLVTAALLGHVLLHTISVVPRELHRFSPEPEGIHRARQQGSGSPGLRPTPGHRGNPTAAPTHCDVSPGSRFDCAPDKAITREQCEARGCCYVPARQWPQGSRMGQPWCFYPPSYPSYRLENLTTTDTGYTATLTRATPTFFPKDILTLRLDVLVETESRLHFTIKDPVNKRYEVPLATPHVRSQAPPPLYSVEFSKEPFGVVVRRKLGGRVLLNTTVAPLFFADQFLQLSTSLPTQHIMGLAEHLSPLMLSTNWTKVTLWNRDIAPMPDVNLYGSHPFYLALEDGGSAHGVLLLNSNAMDVVLQPSPALSWRSIGGILDVYVFLGPEPKSVVQQYLDVMGSPFMPPYWGLGFHLCRWGYPSTAITRQVMENMTRAHFPLDVQWNDLDYMDARRDFTFNKDGFGDFPAMVQELHQGGRRYVMIVDPAISSSGPAGSYRPYDEGLRRGVFITNDTGQPLIGKVWPGPTAFPDFTNPEALEWWQDMVAEFHAQVPFDGMWIDMNEPSNFVRGSVDGCPDSDLENPPYVPGVVGGTLQAATICASSHQFLSTHYNLHNLYGLSEASASHRALVKVRGTRPFVISRSTFSGHGRYAGHWTGDVWSSWEQLSYSVPEILLFNLLGVPLVGADICGFLGNTSEELCVRWTQLGAFYPFMRNHNDRGSLPQEPYRFSETAQQAMRKAFALRYALLPHLYTLFHGAHVRGETVARPLFLEFPEDRRTWTVDRQLLWGEALLITPVLEAGKVEVTGYFPAGTWFDLQTVPVEAHGSLPPPPPVPLTPAIHSKGQWVTLPAPLDTINLHLRAGHIIPLQNTIVNELVHMSSEGASLQLSKVTVLGVVPAPQQVLSNGIPVSNFTYSPDTEALGIPVWLMMGQQFLISWS
- the GAA gene encoding lysosomal alpha-glucosidase isoform X2; the protein is MDVRWLPCSRPLLGVCALLSLVTAALLGHVLLHTISVVPRELHRFSPEPEGIHRARQQGSGSPGLRPTPGHRGNPTAAPTHCDVSPGSRFDCAPDKAITREQCEARGCCYVPARQWPQGSRMGQPWCFYPPSYPSYRLENLTTTDTGYTATLTRATPTFFPKDILTLRLDVLVETESRLHFTIKDPVNKRYEVPLATPHVRSQAPPPLYSVEFSKEPFGVVVRRKLGGRVLLNTTVAPLFFADQFLQLSTSLPTQHIMGLAEHLSPLMLSTNWTKVTLWNRDIAPMPDVNLYGSHPFYLALEDGGSAHGVLLLNSNAMDVVLQPSPALSWRSIGGILDVYVFLGPEPKSVVQQYLDVMGSPFMPPYWGLGFHLCRWGYPSTAITRQVMENMTRAHFPLDVQWNDLDYMDARRDFTFNKDGFGDFPAMVQELHQGGRRYVMIVDPAISSSGPAGSYRPYDEGLRRGVFITNDTGQPLIGKVWPGPTAFPDFTNPEALEWWQDMVAEFHAQVPFDGMWIDMNEPSNFVRGSVDGCPDSDLENPPYVPGVVGGTLQAATICASSHQFLSTHYNLHNLYGLSEASASHRALVKVRGTRPFVISRSTFSGHGRYAGHWTGDVWSSWEQLSYSVPEILLFNLLGVPLVGADICGFLGNTSEELCVRWTQLGAFYPFMRNHNDRGSLPQEPYRFSETAQQAMRKAFALRYALLPHLYTLFHGAHVRGETVARPLFLEFPEDRRTWTVDRQLLWGEALLITPVLEAGKVEVTGYFPAGTWFDLQTVPVEAHGSLPPPPPVPLTPAIHSKGQWVTLPAPLDTINLHLRAGHIIPLQGPGLTTTESRKQPMALVVALPASGEAQGELFWDDGESLGVLERGAYTHVIFRAQNNTIVNELVHMSSEGASLQLSKVTVLGVVPAPQQVLSNGIPVSNFTYSPDTEALGIPVWLMMGQQFLISWS